The Streptomyces sp. Mut1 genome window below encodes:
- the rplT gene encoding 50S ribosomal protein L20 — MARVKRAVNAHKKRRAILEQASGYRGQRSRLYRKAKEQVTHSLVYNYNDRKKRKGDFRQLWIQRINAAARQNGMTYNRLIQGLKAANVEVDRKILAELAVNDANAFAALVEVAQKALPSDVNAPKAA, encoded by the coding sequence GTGGCACGCGTCAAGCGGGCAGTCAACGCACACAAGAAGCGCCGGGCGATCCTGGAGCAGGCCAGCGGCTACCGCGGACAGCGCTCGCGCCTGTACCGCAAGGCCAAGGAGCAGGTCACCCACTCCCTGGTCTACAACTACAACGACCGCAAGAAGCGCAAGGGCGACTTCCGTCAGCTGTGGATCCAGCGCATCAACGCCGCTGCCCGCCAGAACGGCATGACGTACAACCGCCTCATCCAGGGTCTGAAGGCCGCCAACGTCGAGGTGGACCGCAAGATCCTGGCCGAGCTCGCGGTCAACGACGCCAACGCGTTCGCCGCCCTCGTCGAGGTCGCCCAGAAGGCCCTCCCGAGCGACGTCAACGCCCCGAAGGCCGCCTGA
- the rpmI gene encoding 50S ribosomal protein L35, translating into MPKNKTHSGASKRFKITGSGKVLRERAGKRHLLEHKSSKKTRSLTGTVVVAPADAKKIKKLLGK; encoded by the coding sequence ATGCCGAAGAACAAGACGCACAGCGGTGCCAGCAAGCGCTTCAAGATCACCGGCTCCGGCAAGGTGCTCCGCGAGAGGGCCGGCAAGCGCCACCTTCTTGAGCACAAGTCGTCCAAGAAGACCCGCTCGCTGACCGGCACGGTCGTCGTGGCTCCGGCCGACGCCAAGAAGATCAAGAAGCTTCTCGGCAAGTGA
- the infC gene encoding translation initiation factor IF-3 produces the protein MRLVRRNRRYAAVRQAAAWCYRGGSISAEPRINDRIRVPEVRLVGPSGEQVGIVPLAKALELAQEYDLDLVEVAATARPPVCKLMDYGKFKYESAMKAREARKNQAHTVIKEMKLRPKIDPHDYDTKKGHVVRFLKQGDKVKITIMFRGREQSRPELGFRLLQRLASDVEELGFIESNPKQDGRNMIMVLGPHKKKTEAMAEAREAQAARKAERQGNNTPDAGPADQAPEAPAEAPEAPAEAPEAETPSEA, from the coding sequence ATGCGGTTGGTCCGTCGAAACAGACGTTACGCGGCTGTCCGCCAGGCGGCCGCGTGGTGCTACCGAGGAGGATCCATCAGCGCCGAGCCCCGCATCAACGACCGGATTCGCGTGCCCGAGGTGCGACTTGTCGGTCCCAGTGGCGAGCAGGTCGGGATTGTTCCGCTTGCCAAGGCCCTGGAACTCGCACAGGAGTACGACCTCGACCTGGTCGAGGTGGCGGCTACCGCCCGTCCGCCCGTGTGCAAGCTCATGGACTACGGGAAGTTCAAGTACGAGTCGGCCATGAAGGCCCGTGAGGCGCGCAAGAACCAGGCGCACACGGTCATCAAGGAAATGAAGCTCCGGCCGAAGATCGACCCGCACGACTATGACACCAAGAAGGGTCACGTCGTCCGGTTCCTCAAGCAGGGCGACAAGGTCAAGATCACGATCATGTTCCGTGGTCGCGAGCAGTCCCGCCCCGAGCTGGGCTTCCGGCTGCTCCAGCGTCTCGCTTCGGACGTGGAGGAACTCGGCTTCATCGAGTCCAACCCGAAGCAGGACGGCCGGAACATGATCATGGTTCTGGGCCCGCACAAGAAGAAGACCGAAGCCATGGCCGAGGCCCGCGAGGCCCAGGCCGCCCGCAAGGCGGAGCGCCAGGGGAACAACACCCCCGACGCCGGGCCCGCGGACCAGGCGCCCGAGGCTCCGGCCGAGGCGCCCGAGGCTCCGGCCGAGGCGCCCGAGGCCGAGACACCTTCCGAGGCGTGA
- a CDS encoding DUF1844 domain-containing protein, with amino-acid sequence MSDATPSSDSPGFDEMARDIAEVPAVEVIVTVAVNLMSAAAVKLGLTEDGDDHKDLDEARKLVHALAGLLDASTTEISSFHAAPLRDGLKSLQLAFREASLVPDEPGKGPGEKYTGPVFG; translated from the coding sequence ATGAGTGACGCGACCCCCAGCAGTGATTCCCCCGGCTTCGACGAGATGGCCCGCGACATCGCGGAGGTGCCCGCCGTCGAGGTGATCGTGACGGTCGCGGTCAACCTGATGAGCGCCGCCGCCGTGAAGCTCGGGCTGACCGAGGACGGCGACGACCACAAGGACCTGGACGAGGCCCGCAAGCTGGTCCACGCGCTGGCCGGACTGCTGGACGCGAGCACCACCGAGATCAGCTCCTTCCACGCTGCTCCGCTGCGTGACGGCCTGAAGTCCCTCCAGCTGGCCTTCCGCGAGGCCTCGCTCGTCCCGGACGAGCCGGGCAAGGGGCCGGGCGAGAAGTACACCGGCCCGGTCTTCGGCTGA
- a CDS encoding MIP family channel protein: protein MQTRTAVSEFLGTLLLVFFAVGAAVLCVEYIGTVGIALAFGFVLLALAYALGPISGCHLNPAVTLGMLTARRIDVRTAVTYWIAQFLGGIAGAALLFLLAKQVPGLKTSGKFGSNGYGSRSDVHINLGGAFLAEIVLTFLLVFVVLAVTHKVAVVGFDGLPIGISLAVIHLVGIPLTGTSVNPARSLGPALFAGGAALSQLWLFIVAPLVGGLLAALAHRLTHPSMRGGEATAEATAEV, encoded by the coding sequence ATGCAGACGCGGACAGCCGTGTCGGAGTTTCTCGGCACCCTGCTGCTGGTCTTCTTCGCCGTGGGAGCGGCGGTGCTGTGCGTCGAGTACATCGGGACCGTGGGCATCGCCCTGGCCTTCGGTTTCGTACTCCTCGCGCTCGCCTACGCCCTCGGTCCGATCTCCGGATGCCATCTCAACCCGGCGGTCACCCTGGGCATGCTGACCGCCCGGCGGATCGACGTGCGCACCGCGGTCACGTACTGGATCGCGCAGTTCCTCGGCGGTATCGCCGGGGCGGCGCTGCTGTTCCTGCTGGCCAAGCAGGTGCCGGGGCTGAAGACCAGCGGAAAGTTCGGCAGCAACGGCTACGGCAGCCGCTCCGACGTGCACATCAACCTCGGCGGCGCCTTCCTCGCCGAGATCGTGCTCACCTTCCTGCTGGTCTTCGTGGTCCTCGCGGTGACCCACAAGGTGGCGGTCGTGGGCTTCGACGGACTGCCCATCGGGATCTCCCTCGCGGTGATCCACCTGGTCGGTATCCCGCTCACCGGCACCTCGGTCAACCCGGCCCGCAGCCTGGGCCCGGCCCTGTTCGCGGGTGGCGCCGCCCTCTCCCAGCTGTGGCTGTTCATCGTGGCCCCGCTGGTCGGCGGCCTGCTCGCGGCGCTCGCCCACCGGCTGACCCACCCCTCGATGCGCGGCGGGGAGGCCACCGCCGAGGCGACCGCCGAGGTCTGA
- a CDS encoding SseB family protein, with amino-acid sequence MEQKNIPDPGYSDDDGTADPALAGALAAWAEDRTAVEPVLEALRGARLLVPVVAVLGEVEEDERGLRREKTSDMAVPTLQAGGRRALPAFTSTASLARWDPQARPVAVPLHQALRAAAHEKADTVVLDLAGPVAFELTGPALLALAEGRTSANPLDDPAVTAAVRDAVAAEPAVLSAHLGPGSADGTLALVLAAGTDPAEAAARVARALAADEVLRARLVRGLDLALLPAGAHTPGEALFTR; translated from the coding sequence GTGGAGCAGAAGAACATTCCGGACCCCGGTTACTCCGACGACGACGGCACGGCCGACCCCGCACTGGCCGGGGCGCTGGCCGCCTGGGCCGAGGACCGCACCGCCGTCGAACCGGTGCTCGAAGCGCTACGGGGGGCCCGGCTCCTGGTCCCCGTCGTGGCCGTGCTCGGCGAGGTGGAGGAGGACGAGAGGGGCCTGCGCCGGGAGAAGACCAGCGACATGGCCGTCCCGACCCTCCAGGCCGGCGGCCGCCGCGCGCTGCCCGCCTTCACCTCCACCGCCTCGCTGGCCCGCTGGGACCCGCAGGCCCGGCCCGTCGCCGTACCCCTGCACCAGGCGCTCCGGGCCGCCGCGCACGAGAAGGCCGACACGGTGGTGCTCGACCTCGCGGGCCCGGTGGCCTTCGAGCTGACAGGACCGGCCCTGCTCGCCCTCGCCGAGGGCCGCACCAGCGCGAACCCGCTGGACGACCCCGCCGTCACCGCCGCCGTACGGGACGCGGTCGCCGCCGAACCCGCCGTGCTCAGCGCCCACCTCGGGCCGGGCAGCGCGGACGGCACCCTCGCCCTGGTCCTCGCGGCGGGCACCGACCCCGCCGAGGCGGCGGCCCGCGTCGCCCGTGCCCTGGCGGCCGACGAGGTGCTGCGCGCCCGGCTGGTGCGGGGCTTGGACCTCGCGCTTCTCCCGGCCGGAGCGCACACGCCCGGTGAGGCCCTGTTCACGCGCTGA
- a CDS encoding serine hydrolase, producing the protein MPRHRVRRSVPPVSLAAAVMLAASAATGTYLVGRSPDRAPAAVASVSSASPASSPASAESSEEPVVDLDAELAGAVAPLLGTAPGAALSVAVLDSGGGARAVYGGGKAAYDTASIVKVDILAALLLRAQDEGRELTADERARAAAMIEKSDNDSATALLAAVGGAAGLDAANERLGLTATTAAQAWGLTRTTAADQLTLLGAVFGTEADAELGATSRAYVRGLMSQVEADQQWGVSAAGESWALKNGWMPRSATGLWNVNSIGRVTADGHTYLVAVLCDGGQTKESGISLVESAAKAAVEVLKAAR; encoded by the coding sequence ATGCCCCGACACCGCGTGCGCCGATCCGTTCCGCCCGTCTCCCTGGCGGCCGCCGTCATGCTGGCCGCGTCGGCCGCGACGGGCACGTACCTCGTGGGGCGCTCGCCGGACCGGGCGCCGGCCGCCGTCGCCTCCGTATCGTCGGCGTCGCCGGCCTCGTCGCCGGCGTCCGCGGAGTCGAGTGAGGAGCCGGTGGTGGATCTGGACGCGGAGCTGGCCGGGGCCGTCGCACCGCTGCTGGGCACGGCGCCCGGGGCGGCGCTCTCGGTCGCGGTGCTGGACAGCGGGGGCGGGGCGCGCGCGGTGTACGGGGGCGGGAAGGCGGCGTACGACACGGCGAGCATCGTCAAGGTGGACATCCTGGCGGCGCTGCTGCTGCGGGCGCAGGACGAGGGGCGCGAGCTGACCGCGGACGAGCGCGCGCGGGCGGCCGCGATGATCGAGAAGAGCGACAACGACTCGGCGACCGCGCTGCTGGCGGCGGTCGGCGGGGCGGCCGGGCTCGACGCCGCGAACGAGCGGCTGGGGCTGACGGCCACGACCGCCGCGCAGGCGTGGGGGCTGACCAGGACCACGGCGGCCGACCAGCTGACGCTGCTGGGGGCGGTGTTCGGTACGGAGGCGGACGCGGAGCTCGGCGCGACGTCCCGGGCCTATGTGCGGGGGCTGATGTCCCAGGTGGAGGCCGACCAGCAGTGGGGCGTGTCGGCCGCGGGCGAGAGCTGGGCGCTGAAGAACGGCTGGATGCCGCGTTCCGCCACCGGGCTGTGGAACGTCAACAGCATCGGCCGGGTGACGGCGGACGGGCACACCTACTTGGTGGCGGTGCTCTGTGACGGCGGGCAGACCAAGGAGTCGGGCATCTCGCTGGTCGAGTCAGCGGCGAAGGCGGCCGTGGAGGTGCTGAAGGCCGCGCGGTGA
- the mycP gene encoding type VII secretion-associated serine protease mycosin, whose product MTRRARRRFLGALCAATAFALLPATPAAADTIRAQQWGLDALHTDRAWQTTRGKGVTVAVVDTGVDGSLPDLAGQVLAGKDMIGFGAVRGDKAWARHGTAMAGIIAGRGHGEGRADGVLGIAPEARILPVRVILEASDPARAEARRTRGTALADGIRWAADHGADVINLSLGDDSESAHPEPGEDAAVQYALKKGAVVVASAGNGGEKGDHISYPAAYPGVIAAAAVDRYGTHASFSTRRWYATVSAPGDDIVVPAPDRKYYVEWGTSAAAAFVSGAVALVRSAHPGLSPAQIRKLLTDTARDAPASGRDDARGYGIVDPAAAIEAGAALRPADAGADTAGYRKRYFGTGPTPEPEDDGPAGWLAPAAGGLGVLLLAGAVVLWRGRDGRSPFARRR is encoded by the coding sequence ATGACCCGCCGCGCCCGCCGCCGCTTCCTGGGCGCCCTCTGCGCGGCCACCGCCTTCGCGCTGCTGCCCGCCACCCCGGCCGCCGCGGACACCATCCGGGCCCAGCAGTGGGGCCTGGACGCCCTGCACACCGACCGGGCCTGGCAGACCACCCGCGGCAAGGGCGTCACCGTCGCCGTCGTCGACACCGGGGTCGACGGAAGCCTGCCCGACCTGGCGGGCCAGGTCCTGGCCGGCAAGGACATGATCGGCTTCGGCGCGGTCCGCGGCGACAAGGCCTGGGCCCGGCACGGCACCGCCATGGCCGGGATCATCGCGGGCCGGGGCCACGGCGAGGGCCGCGCCGACGGTGTGCTCGGCATCGCCCCCGAGGCGAGGATCCTGCCGGTGCGCGTCATCCTCGAAGCGAGCGACCCGGCCCGCGCCGAGGCCCGCAGGACCCGGGGCACGGCACTCGCCGACGGCATCCGCTGGGCCGCCGACCACGGGGCCGACGTCATCAACCTCTCCCTGGGTGACGACAGCGAGTCCGCACACCCCGAGCCCGGCGAGGACGCAGCCGTCCAGTACGCGCTGAAGAAGGGCGCCGTCGTCGTCGCCTCGGCCGGCAACGGGGGAGAGAAGGGCGACCACATCTCGTACCCCGCCGCCTACCCCGGAGTGATCGCGGCCGCCGCCGTGGACCGGTACGGCACCCACGCCTCGTTCTCCACCCGCCGCTGGTACGCCACCGTGAGCGCACCCGGCGACGACATCGTCGTACCGGCCCCCGACCGCAAGTACTACGTGGAGTGGGGCACCTCGGCGGCCGCCGCGTTCGTCTCCGGGGCGGTGGCCCTCGTCAGGTCCGCCCACCCCGGGCTCTCGCCCGCGCAGATCAGGAAGCTCCTCACGGACACCGCGCGCGACGCCCCCGCCTCCGGCCGCGACGACGCGCGCGGCTACGGGATCGTCGACCCGGCCGCGGCCATCGAGGCGGGCGCCGCCCTGCGCCCCGCCGACGCGGGCGCCGACACCGCCGGCTACCGCAAGCGGTACTTCGGCACCGGACCCACGCCCGAGCCCGAGGACGACGGACCGGCCGGCTGGCTCGCCCCGGCGGCCGGCGGCCTGGGGGTGCTCCTGCTCGCGGGAGCCGTGGTGCTGTGGCGCGGGCGCGACGGCCGCTCCCCGTTCGCCCGGCGCCGCTGA
- a CDS encoding amino acid deaminase/aldolase, whose product MTARATDRTRYDRATAHLDAPVAVVDLEAFDANADDLVRRAGGKPIRVASKSVRCRALLERVLARPGFAGIMSFTLAESLWLARAGFEDVLLAYPSADRPAYAELAADPKLAAAVTVMVDDHAQLDLIDAARAGGTQEIRVCLELDTSLRMLGGRVRIGALRSPLRSPAQLAELARSVERRPGFRLVGLMAYEGHIAGVGDSVAGRPLRSRAIRLMQATARRELAVRRAEVVRAVRAVAPDLEFVNGGGTGSVQHTAAEDAVTEIAAGSGLYVPRLFDNYTSFTARPAALFAQPVVRRPGVGVVTVLGGGYPASGAAGADRLPVPYLPEGLRYDPQEGPGEVQTPLLGAPADDLLIGDKVWFRHAKAGELCERFDTLRLIEGDRVTATVPTYRGEGRTFL is encoded by the coding sequence ATGACTGCCCGTGCCACTGACCGGACCCGCTACGACCGGGCCACCGCACATCTCGACGCGCCCGTGGCCGTCGTCGATCTGGAGGCGTTCGACGCCAACGCCGACGACCTCGTGCGCCGCGCCGGCGGCAAGCCCATCCGCGTGGCGAGCAAGTCGGTGCGCTGCCGGGCCCTACTGGAACGGGTGCTGGCCCGGCCCGGGTTCGCCGGGATCATGTCGTTCACGCTCGCGGAGTCGCTGTGGCTGGCGCGCGCCGGGTTCGAGGACGTGCTGCTCGCGTATCCCTCCGCCGACCGGCCGGCGTACGCGGAGCTGGCCGCCGACCCGAAGCTCGCCGCCGCCGTGACGGTGATGGTGGACGACCACGCCCAGCTGGACCTGATCGACGCGGCGCGGGCGGGCGGCACCCAGGAGATCCGGGTCTGCCTGGAGCTGGACACCTCGCTGCGGATGCTGGGCGGCCGGGTCAGGATCGGGGCCCTGCGCTCGCCGCTGCGCTCCCCCGCCCAGCTGGCCGAGCTGGCCAGGTCCGTGGAGCGGCGGCCCGGCTTCCGGCTGGTGGGGCTGATGGCGTACGAGGGGCACATCGCGGGGGTCGGTGACTCGGTCGCGGGCCGGCCGCTGCGGTCCCGGGCGATCCGGCTCATGCAGGCGACGGCCCGCAGGGAGCTGGCGGTCCGGCGGGCCGAGGTGGTGCGGGCGGTGCGGGCCGTGGCGCCGGACCTGGAGTTCGTGAACGGCGGCGGTACCGGCAGCGTGCAGCACACCGCGGCGGAGGACGCCGTGACGGAGATCGCTGCCGGTTCGGGCCTCTACGTGCCGCGCCTGTTCGACAACTACACCTCGTTCACCGCGCGCCCGGCGGCGCTGTTCGCGCAGCCCGTGGTGCGCCGGCCCGGGGTCGGCGTGGTGACGGTGCTCGGGGGCGGCTACCCGGCGTCGGGGGCGGCAGGGGCGGACCGGCTGCCGGTCCCGTATCTGCCGGAGGGGCTGCGCTACGACCCGCAGGAGGGGCCCGGCGAGGTGCAGACCCCGCTGCTGGGCGCCCCGGCCGACGATCTGCTGATCGGCGACAAGGTGTGGTTCCGGCACGCGAAGGCCGGTGAGCTGTGCGAGCGGTTCGACACGTTGCGGCTGATCGAGGGCGACCGGGTGACGGCGACCGTGCCGACGTACCGGGGCGAGGGCCGCACGTTCCTCTGA
- a CDS encoding DUF2510 domain-containing protein gives MSNATPPGWYPDTSAPGSERWWDGTAWTAHIRAVAPAAAPAPPYAAHQPAAPAGGRGGGSARAVALVAAGALVVGAFVTGAVLLTGNGGDEDPASPQAHSTRTPTRTGTDDAAPGGESPSPAGSPSAQDPTVLVDQLNGITLPIPDGWERPERAIGDGLLSIRTKGSYDCPGASSSFCYHGTVSTRTPSGTDATTPQALAKEDIGEAADRAYEEDYVGRRIHGGITSHRQIAAGEVAVAGRTGYFIRWKVTTAKGPGGYVQSLAFPSAVGSESPVIVRYAFDAGPDGPPLTLMDTLTRGIRPIGDSATDGGVGSAIER, from the coding sequence ATGAGCAACGCGACCCCGCCCGGCTGGTATCCGGACACGTCCGCGCCCGGCAGCGAACGCTGGTGGGACGGGACGGCCTGGACCGCCCACATCCGCGCCGTCGCACCTGCCGCCGCCCCCGCCCCGCCGTACGCCGCGCACCAGCCGGCCGCCCCGGCGGGCGGCAGGGGCGGCGGCAGCGCACGAGCCGTCGCGCTCGTGGCGGCCGGTGCGCTCGTCGTCGGCGCCTTCGTGACCGGGGCCGTCCTGCTCACCGGCAACGGCGGCGACGAGGACCCCGCGAGCCCGCAGGCCCACTCCACGCGCACACCCACCCGGACCGGCACGGACGACGCGGCCCCCGGCGGCGAAAGCCCTTCCCCGGCCGGCTCGCCGTCGGCGCAGGACCCCACGGTGCTCGTGGACCAGCTCAACGGCATCACCCTGCCCATCCCCGACGGCTGGGAGCGGCCGGAGCGCGCCATCGGGGACGGCCTCCTCAGCATCCGCACCAAGGGCTCCTACGACTGCCCGGGGGCCTCCTCGTCCTTCTGCTACCACGGAACGGTCAGCACCCGGACCCCGAGCGGCACCGACGCCACCACACCGCAGGCGCTGGCCAAGGAGGACATCGGCGAGGCCGCCGACCGCGCCTACGAGGAGGACTACGTCGGCCGGCGCATCCACGGCGGCATCACCTCGCACCGGCAGATCGCCGCGGGCGAGGTCGCCGTGGCCGGCCGCACCGGCTACTTCATCCGCTGGAAGGTCACCACCGCCAAGGGCCCCGGCGGCTACGTACAGTCGCTCGCCTTCCCCTCGGCCGTCGGCAGCGAGTCGCCCGTCATCGTCCGGTACGCCTTCGACGCCGGCCCCGACGGACCGCCGCTCACGCTCATGGACACCCTCACCCGGGGCATCCGGCCGATCGGCGACAGCGCGACCGACGGCGGCGTCGGCAGCGCGATCGAACGGTAG
- a CDS encoding 3-oxoacyl-ACP reductase encodes MTTDHSIVCRRLVGRTAVITGAGSGIGLATAHRLASEGAHVVCGDIDAAAGEAAAEAVGGTFVRVDVTDPGQVAELFRTADDTYGSVDIAFNNAGISPPDDDSILTTGLEAWQRVQDVNLTSVYLCCKAALPYMRRQGRGSIINTASFVARMGAATSQISYTASKGGVLAMTRELGVQFAREGIRVNALCPGPVNTPLLQELFAKDPERAARRLVHIPLGRFAEATEIAAAVAFLASDDSSFVNATDFLVDGGISGAYVTPL; translated from the coding sequence ATGACCACGGACCACTCGATCGTCTGCCGCCGCCTCGTCGGCCGCACCGCCGTCATCACCGGCGCCGGCAGCGGCATCGGCCTGGCCACCGCCCACCGGCTCGCCTCCGAAGGGGCCCACGTCGTCTGCGGCGACATCGACGCGGCGGCCGGCGAGGCGGCGGCCGAAGCGGTCGGCGGCACCTTCGTACGCGTCGACGTGACCGACCCCGGACAGGTCGCGGAGCTGTTCCGGACCGCCGACGACACCTACGGATCGGTCGACATCGCGTTCAACAACGCCGGCATCTCGCCGCCCGACGACGACTCGATCCTCACCACAGGACTGGAGGCGTGGCAACGCGTCCAGGACGTCAACCTCACCTCCGTCTACCTCTGCTGCAAGGCGGCCCTGCCCTACATGCGCCGCCAGGGCCGCGGCTCCATCATCAACACCGCCTCCTTCGTGGCCCGGATGGGCGCCGCGACCTCCCAGATCTCGTACACCGCCTCCAAGGGCGGGGTGCTGGCGATGACCCGCGAACTGGGCGTCCAGTTCGCCCGCGAGGGCATCCGCGTCAACGCGCTGTGCCCCGGACCCGTCAACACCCCGCTGCTCCAGGAGCTGTTCGCGAAGGACCCGGAGCGCGCGGCCCGCCGGCTGGTGCACATCCCGCTCGGCCGCTTCGCCGAGGCGACCGAGATCGCCGCCGCCGTCGCGTTCCTGGCGAGCGACGACTCCTCGTTCGTCAACGCCACCGACTTCCTGGTCGACGGCGGCATCTCCGGCGCCTACGTCACACCCCTGTAG
- a CDS encoding aldehyde dehydrogenase family protein, with protein sequence MIHEHHVLNPATGEVVATVPATTPAGVHTAITRAVAAQRTWAALAPADRARLLRRFAAAVDSRTEELARLEVTEAGHTINNARWEAGNVRDLLDFAAGGVERLSGRQIPVPGGIDLTLLEPLGVVGVIAPWNFPLPIAAWGTAPALAAGNAVVLKPAETTPLTALRLAEIALEAGLPEHLFQVLPGAGDEAGNALVEHPGVAKIVFTGSTRTGKRIMAKCAESLKRFTLELGGKSPNIVFADADIEAAAAAAPLSFLDNAGQDCCARTRILVQRSAYDRFLELLAPAVASVVVGDPADEKTRMGPLISRTQLERVRGYVPEGAAAIRGSAPEGPGFWFPPTVLTDTPADAPVATDEVFGPVAVVLPFEDEADAVRLANATEYGLAGSLWTRDVGRALRVAQAVRAGNLSVNSHAAVRYWTPFGGFKQSGIGRELGPDALAAFTETKNVFLSTEA encoded by the coding sequence GTGATCCACGAGCACCACGTCCTGAACCCGGCGACCGGGGAGGTCGTGGCCACCGTCCCGGCCACCACCCCGGCCGGCGTGCACACCGCCATCACCCGCGCCGTCGCCGCCCAGCGCACCTGGGCCGCGCTCGCCCCCGCCGACCGGGCCCGGCTGCTGCGCCGCTTCGCCGCCGCCGTCGACTCCCGCACCGAGGAGCTGGCCCGTCTGGAGGTCACGGAGGCCGGACACACCATCAACAACGCCCGCTGGGAGGCGGGCAACGTCCGCGACCTGCTCGACTTCGCCGCCGGGGGAGTGGAACGGCTCAGCGGCCGGCAGATCCCCGTCCCCGGCGGCATCGACCTCACCCTCCTGGAACCCCTCGGCGTCGTCGGCGTGATCGCACCCTGGAACTTCCCCCTGCCCATCGCCGCCTGGGGCACCGCCCCCGCCCTCGCCGCCGGCAACGCCGTCGTCCTCAAACCCGCCGAGACCACCCCGCTGACCGCCCTCAGGCTCGCCGAGATCGCCCTGGAGGCGGGCCTGCCCGAACACCTCTTCCAGGTCCTGCCCGGCGCGGGCGACGAGGCCGGCAACGCCCTGGTCGAACACCCCGGCGTCGCCAAGATCGTCTTCACCGGCTCCACCCGCACCGGCAAGCGGATCATGGCCAAGTGCGCCGAGAGTCTGAAGCGGTTCACCCTCGAACTCGGCGGCAAGAGCCCCAACATCGTCTTCGCCGACGCCGACATCGAGGCCGCGGCCGCCGCCGCACCCCTCTCCTTCCTGGACAACGCGGGCCAGGACTGCTGCGCCCGCACCCGCATCCTCGTACAGCGCTCCGCGTACGACCGCTTCCTGGAACTCCTCGCCCCCGCCGTCGCGTCGGTCGTCGTCGGCGACCCCGCCGACGAGAAGACCCGGATGGGCCCGCTCATCTCCCGTACCCAGCTGGAACGGGTACGCGGCTACGTCCCCGAGGGCGCCGCCGCGATCCGGGGAAGCGCCCCCGAGGGGCCCGGTTTCTGGTTCCCGCCGACCGTCCTCACCGACACCCCCGCCGACGCTCCCGTCGCCACCGACGAGGTCTTCGGGCCCGTCGCCGTCGTGCTGCCCTTCGAGGACGAGGCGGACGCCGTGCGGCTCGCCAACGCCACCGAGTACGGCCTCGCCGGCTCGCTCTGGACGCGGGACGTGGGGCGCGCGCTGCGCGTCGCCCAGGCCGTCAGGGCGGGCAACCTCTCCGTCAACTCGCATGCCGCGGTGCGCTACTGGACCCCGTTCGGCGGGTTCAAGCAGTCCGGCATCGGCCGCGAACTCGGGCCCGACGCCCTCGCCGCCTTCACCGAGACCAAGAACGTCTTCCTCAGTACGGAGGCCTGA